The genomic segment AGGGAGATGGTGGTGGAGTCGATCAGTTGCACCTGAGTGATGACTTCCCGAAGACCTTTCTGTCTGGCCAAACGGGACAGCAAGCGAAAGAACAGCATGTAATAGACCCGCGTGGAGCGCTTTTGATTGGCATCGGCCAGTGTGCTTTTGCGAACGGGCTTCAGGCCCAGATGGTACAGACGGCGGGATTGAACATCGAGCTGTTCAACCAGCCCTCGCAGAGAGGAAGCACCACTCAGCTGACCCACCAGCAAGGCCACCAATTGCCCCCAGCATGACAAGGTTCGTGTGCGTTTGTCGGCCTGGTATTGATCGACGGTTTTCTGAAATTGATGACGAGGGATGATGTTGAGTCGCTGTGCCAGTACGGTGTTAGAATGTGCCAAGCCCGGTTCTTCTGAATGATGTCTGTGGTAAGCGTCATTTTACCGGAAACGGCATGGGAACCGGGCTCCTTTCTTTTGGCGGGTCAGTTAACCGGACAGTAGTGATCCCGATACATATGCCACCACTGCGGGAGCGCGGGCAGGATATCTTGCGTATTGCCAATGCTTTTCTGCAGATGTTTAACGAAGACGAAGGCAAATCTTTTCAAGGCATCAGTCGTGAAGTAAACGATTGCCTGATGAGTTACCAATGGCCGGGTAATGTGCGAGAACTGGCGAATGTGCTGAGAAACATGGTTGTTTTAAACCAGGGACAACAGATTGAAACGAGCCATCTGCCTGATTTTTTTCAAAAACAGGAAAATGCTCCGGCTCTTTCAACAGTACTGAAGCCTGCGGTGGTTGCAGACGAACCGGTGGCTGCGGATACCCCCATCTTGCCGTTATGGCTTGAGGAAAAACGGATTATCGAAAGAGCAATTGATCACTACCAGGGTAATATTCCCAAGGCGGCTGCCATGCTGGATATCAGTGCCTCAACGATTTATCGCAAGAAACAATTCTGGGCGGCGCAGGACGCAAAGCAAGCAGGCCGTTAATACGCCTGCGCCCTGGTGTGGGCAAGGCACAGGGGCACTCTGATGGTGCTCAAACTCGAAAGATTCCCTTCTCTCTGACCCGTAGCAGCAAACGGTATGACGCCTTGATCCTTCTTTGACGGGTCGTTTATATACGTTTGAAAAATGTAGAAAAAACGAATGTTGCCTGAAACTATTGAGTGAATTTCCACTAGGTATTAATGACTTACCTGTCTTTACCTTGCATGGATAGTGTTTTAAACGTATGTTTGAAACACTATTTGTATACCGGGGTTACTGGTACTATGGCTCAAAAAGACACGGCCAGAAGTATTCTTGATTCTGCCGAGGAACTGTTTTCCGAACGGGGCTTTGCAGAAACATCGTTACGCAATATCACCACTCGGGCGGGTGTGAACCTGGCGGCGGTGAATTATCATTTTGGCTCTAAAAAAGAGCTGATTCAGGCGGTATTTGCCCGTTTTCTGGCGCCGTTTTGTGATGATCTGGGCAAGGCGCTGCGGGGCTACGAACACGGTCTGGCAGGCCAGTCGCCACAACTGGATGCGCTGTTACGCTTGCTGGCCGAAACCTCGATGGCCGCCGGTGGCGGCAATGCGCGCCGCCTGGGAATTTTTATGCGTTTGCTGGGGTTGGCCTATTCCCAGGAGCAGGGGCATTTGCGCAAGTTTTTACGTAACCATTACGGCGCTGTGTTTGAGCGTTATATGCAGCTGGTGACGGCAGCGTCACCGGAGTTGAGTGATGAAGAACGTTTTTGGCGTATCCACTTTATGTTGGGGGCGACCGTGTTTACCCTATCGGGAGTGGAGTCATTGACGGCGATGGCGAAACACGATCTCGGTGTCAGTACCGGGATTGATGGCGTGGTGGACAAACTGGTGCCCTTTTTGTCGTCCGGTTTTCAGGCGCCCCATCAGGAATGATATTCGACCGTTCTAACGCCAGGAGGCCAGTTATGCCACAGCAGTTGCCACCGTCTCAGCCTGTGTATGATGAAACACGGATTGACATTTCAATTGCGGATCAACAGTTACGACTGACAACCGCTCAGGTTTGTATTATCTATCCGGTATCGACAGCCTTGAATGGGGCAGGGGAGCAGCAAAACTCCGGTTGCACCCCACGGGGGTGGCACCGCGTGGCGGCCCGTATCGGTGCTGGTTTACCAGCAAACTCGGTATTTATCGGTCGGCGTTTTACCGGCGAAGTGTACTCCGCTGCGTTGGCCAAGGATTTTCCTGCCCGTGACTGGATTTTAAGCCGTATTCTCTGGTTGCAGGGTCTGGAAATCGGGCGTAATCGCATGGGGCAGGTCGATTCCATGCGCCGCTATATTTATATTCACGGCACTCCGGATTCCGAACCGATGGGCGTGCCCGGCTCCCATGGCTGTATCCGCATGCGTAATCATGATCTGTTGGCGTTGTTTGATCTGATCAGTACCGACACCCTGGTGTGGATTCAGGCGCACAGTTTTGCGAGGATTCCATGTCGCAACCTGTCTTGATGGATACCGCAGCCATTGGGGTGATTGCTGATCTGCTAGGCCCGCAACTGCTAAAAGAAGACTGGCCAGTGCTGGAATCGGAGGCGTTAAGCGGTCTGATTCTGTTTACCCGCAACTATCAGAACCCGCAACAGCTGCAGCAGCTGACGGCGGATGTTCGTCATATCCGGCGTGATATTCCCTTGTTTGTTGATCAGGAAGGCGGGCGTGTACAACGCTTTCGAGAGGGGTTTACCCGCTTGCCGCCGATGGCGCTGCTGGGCGAAATATTCCAGACCCGGCCTGAATCGGCGCTGACACTGGCTCGGGACATCGGCTGGCTGATGGCAACGGAGCTGGTTCGTGGTGGTGTGGATGTCAGCTTCGCACCGGTACTGGATATTGAACGTGGTTGTTCGCAGGTGATTGGTAATCGTGCCTTTGCTACCGATGCGGCGGCGGTCAGCTTGCTGGCTGCTGCCTTGGTTGATGGCATGGCAGCCGCTGGTATGAAAGCGGTGGGCAAACACTTTCCGGGGCATGGTGCGGTCGTCGCCGATTCTCACCGCGAGTTGCCGGTCGATCACCGCAGTTTGGCGCAGCTGGATTACGACATGCGGCCTTTTCACTACCTGATCGCAACGGGGCGAATGGCAGGGGTGATGCCCGCACATGTGGTTTATCCAGCGCTGGATAACGCGCAGACGGCTGGGTTTTCCTGTCACTGGCTGACGCTGTTGCGGCAGCAGCTGGGTTTTACCGGCGTTGTCTTCAGTGATGATCTGACCATGGAAGGTGCCGCCCGCTATGGTAGCTACCGCCACCGGGCAGAACTGGCGATGGCCGCCGGTTGCAACGCGCTGGTGGTGTGTAATCGCCAGTCGGGCGAGTTGGAGGTGTTGCAGCATGTCGAACAGGCCTTGGCCCAAGGACGGCCCCGGCTGGATCTGTCGGGCTGGCAATATCAGCCGCCGCCGATGGCAGCAGAGGCGGCAGCCGTGACAGAGATAAACAAATCACTTGAACGTATTCGCTCCGGGTTAGCGGCGCTGACAGCGTCCTGATGGATATAAGATTTTTTCTGGCGTCCTGAGCTGGGGCGTACTCCCTCTTTTCATTTGTTAGCAGGAGCGCTTGTATGCCTTATCAGCGTATCGGCATTATTGGTGGTACTGGTCTTACCCGTCTGGAGGGGCCAAATATTACGGTGCGTCACGACATCAATACGGTGCTTGGCACACCGTCGGGCAGTATTCATGAAGGTTTCTGGCAGGGGCGTGAAGTGCTGTTTATGGCCCGTCACGGCCACCCTCATGCGGTTCCGCCTCATAAGGTGAACTACCGTGCCAACCTGCTGGCATTGCAGGAAGCCGGAGCCGAAGCGATTCTGGCAGTGAATGCGGTAGGGGGGATTCACGCCGACATGGGAGCGGGTGCGCTTGTTATTCCAGATCAGCTGATTGATCTGACCTGGGGGCGAGAAAACACCTTTTTTGATGGCAGTTATCAACCGCTGGATCACATTGATTTTACCGAGCCATTTGACGCTGGATTACGCCAGGCACTGATTGCAGCGGCGGCGGCACTGGCTTTGCCGGTGAGTGATTATGGTGTGATCGGAGTGACTCAGGGGCCGCGATTGGAAACCACTGCCGAGGTGAATTATCTCGAGCGTATTGGTTGTGACCTGGTCGGCATGACCAGTATGCCGGAAGCGGTACTGGCACGTGAGTTAGGCATTCCCTATGCCAGCGTGTGCTTGGTGGTGAACCCGGCTGCGGGTCGCAGCGACACCGAAATTACCATGGCAGATATTCAGGCCGTGTTGGATGGTGGTATGGATAAAGTCCGTGACCTGCTGGCGGCAGTACTGCCGTCGCTGTAGTTTTACAGGAACCATGTCGCGTTGCGTGGCATGCTGCGGCCTACCGTTGCATTACCACGCGGAGCGTGGTACGAGAAATCTTCTGGCGTCAGACGGCTGTATCAGCCCTGTGGGTCAAGCGCTGCTTCAGCCGTCAGGTCTGGAAATTCAACCGGTGTCAGTATCACCACAATCCCCAGCATGGGGTGGTCTATATAGTGTAATTCCTTGCTGCGCATGCGGCGCTTCTGCCGTACTTCGGTGGCCCGTATCGGGTAGCGGCCGTGAATGGTCAGCGGCTCTTCGATGGATTGTATGACGGGGAACGACGTAGTGCTGGTGTTGGCGACGCTACTGTTGAGGGTTTTCAGCTGCGGATCTGTTGGCATTTGGCTGCTGAGATGCTGAACATGCAAATCGGTGGATATATGCAGATAGCGGCTAAGGTAGAGGCTGAAGCCGCCGGTAATCTGTATTTCCGGTTCGCCGCTATCGGTCAGGTTGACTGCATGGACGATGACTCCGGCGTCATCCTGCACCGGTTCAAGCCAGCTCTGGTGCCAGACCACGTCCATATCCGCTTGCGGGTCGATGCGGTTGGCTTCCCGTTTCAGCTGGAGTGTTGATAGTGGTGCCAGTGGTTGCCATAGCTCATCGGACATAACGATTGGCAATTTGAGGGCAGTAAGCCATTGCCTCTGGAGTTGGCGGTAACGGTAGAGAGCGACCACCGGGTTAAATCTTTTGGGTCTGGTGGTTGGCGCTGGAAATATCGATTCGCTGTTGATGATTATTTTGGGCCAGAGTTCCTGGTCGATGTCGCTGGCGTTGCGGTAGGCCACCAACATCACTTCTGCCCGGTACCAGTTGTCGCCAAACGGCTGCCGGTTATCGGCGCTGGCGGGGGATGTTAACAGTGTGGCGAGGCTCAGAAATAACGCCATTTTGACGGAGTGAAACAGGTTCAAGGGTCAGAGTTCCTTTTGCAGTTCGGTCAGCACCTGGTCGATGACGTTAAAGCGCCGGTCGATAGTGTCCATGTTGAAGTAGAAACGCAAGGTGTGGCCACCTTCAAGCTTGTAGCTGTGGGATTTGCTTTGTACCAGCTTGACCAGGGTGAAGGGGTTGATTTTGGTTTCGGCGCTGAACTCCAGTCGACCGGAGTCGGAACCTACATCGAGTTTGGCAATACCCAGCGGGTTGAGTTGCAGTTTCAGCGATGTCTGGCGGAACAGGTTTTTTACCGCATCCGGCAGCAGTCCGAAACGATCGATCATTTCTACTTGCAGTTCTTTTAATTCGTTATCATTTTGGCCGTTGGCAATCCGTTTGTAGAGCGTCAGTCGGGTGTTGACGTCGGGCAGGTAGGTGTCAGGAATCAGTGCCGGTATGTGTAAATTGACATCGGCCATCTGTTTTGGTGTCAGGTCGTCAGACGGCATTTTGCCGGAGCGCATGGCATTGACGGCCTGTTCGAGCATTTCCATATAAAGGGTGAAACCGATGGTTTCGATCTGGCCGCTTTGCTCTTCACCCAGGAGTTCACCCGCACCACGGATTTCCAGGTCGTGGGTCGCAAGCATAAAACCGGCACCCAGATCTTGCGCTGATGCAATGGCTTCCAGGCGTTTTTCGGCATCCTTGGTTATGACTTTTGGCGGTGGCGTCAGCAGATAGGCGTAGGCTTGATGGTGCGAGCGGCCAACACGACCACGCAGCTGGTGCAGCTGGGCCAGACCAAACTTGTCGGCCCGTTCAATGATGATGGTGTTGGCGGAAGGGATATCGATACCGGTTTCAATAATGGTGGTACAGACCAGCACATTAAAGCGTTTGTGGTAAAAATCGCTCATGACGCTTTCCAGCTCACGCTCCGACATCTGGCCGTGGGCAAAGACGACGCGGGCTTCTGGTACCAGCTGATCCAGTTCGCGAGTGAGTTTTTCGATGCTTTTGACTTCGTTGTGGAGGTAGTACACCTGACCGCCACGGAGGATTTCCCGCAGAATGGATTCTTTGATGGTGGCTTCGTCGTATTGGCGCACAAAGGTTTTGACGCTCAGGCGTTTCGCCGGTGGTGTAGCAATAATCGACAGGTCGCGAATACTGGCCATGGCCATATTCAGTGTCCGGGGGATCGGCGTTGCCGTGAGAGTAAGGATGTCGACATTGGCCCGCAGAGCCTTGATACGCTCTTTTTGTTGTACGCCAAAGCGGTGTTCCTCGTCGATCACCAGTAGCCCCAGATGCTCAAAACGGACGTCTTTTTGCAGCAGCTTGTGGGTGCCGACCACGATATCGGTTTTGCCATCCAACATGCGTTCGAGTGCCAGTTGGGTCTCTTTGGCGGATTTGAAACGTGATAATACATCGACCTTGACCGGCCATTCAGCAAAGCGGTCGGCAAAGTTCTGGTAGTGCTGTTGCGCCAGCAGAGTGGTAGGTACGAGTACAGCGACCTGCTTGCCACTTTGAACCGCCATAAAGGCCGCCCGCATAGCCACTTCGGTTTTA from the Candidatus Thalassolituus haligoni genome contains:
- a CDS encoding CsiV family protein, giving the protein MNLFHSVKMALFLSLATLLTSPASADNRQPFGDNWYRAEVMLVAYRNASDIDQELWPKIIINSESIFPAPTTRPKRFNPVVALYRYRQLQRQWLTALKLPIVMSDELWQPLAPLSTLQLKREANRIDPQADMDVVWHQSWLEPVQDDAGVIVHAVNLTDSGEPEIQITGGFSLYLSRYLHISTDLHVQHLSSQMPTDPQLKTLNSSVANTSTTSFPVIQSIEEPLTIHGRYPIRATEVRQKRRMRSKELHYIDHPMLGIVVILTPVEFPDLTAEAALDPQG
- a CDS encoding S-methyl-5'-thioinosine phosphorylase, with the translated sequence MPYQRIGIIGGTGLTRLEGPNITVRHDINTVLGTPSGSIHEGFWQGREVLFMARHGHPHAVPPHKVNYRANLLALQEAGAEAILAVNAVGGIHADMGAGALVIPDQLIDLTWGRENTFFDGSYQPLDHIDFTEPFDAGLRQALIAAAAALALPVSDYGVIGVTQGPRLETTAEVNYLERIGCDLVGMTSMPEAVLARELGIPYASVCLVVNPAAGRSDTEITMADIQAVLDGGMDKVRDLLAAVLPSL
- a CDS encoding helix-turn-helix domain-containing protein, which gives rise to MIPIHMPPLRERGQDILRIANAFLQMFNEDEGKSFQGISREVNDCLMSYQWPGNVRELANVLRNMVVLNQGQQIETSHLPDFFQKQENAPALSTVLKPAVVADEPVAADTPILPLWLEEKRIIERAIDHYQGNIPKAAAMLDISASTIYRKKQFWAAQDAKQAGR
- a CDS encoding TetR/AcrR family transcriptional regulator, which encodes MAQKDTARSILDSAEELFSERGFAETSLRNITTRAGVNLAAVNYHFGSKKELIQAVFARFLAPFCDDLGKALRGYEHGLAGQSPQLDALLRLLAETSMAAGGGNARRLGIFMRLLGLAYSQEQGHLRKFLRNHYGAVFERYMQLVTAASPELSDEERFWRIHFMLGATVFTLSGVESLTAMAKHDLGVSTGIDGVVDKLVPFLSSGFQAPHQE
- the nagZ gene encoding beta-N-acetylhexosaminidase codes for the protein MSQPVLMDTAAIGVIADLLGPQLLKEDWPVLESEALSGLILFTRNYQNPQQLQQLTADVRHIRRDIPLFVDQEGGRVQRFREGFTRLPPMALLGEIFQTRPESALTLARDIGWLMATELVRGGVDVSFAPVLDIERGCSQVIGNRAFATDAAAVSLLAAALVDGMAAAGMKAVGKHFPGHGAVVADSHRELPVDHRSLAQLDYDMRPFHYLIATGRMAGVMPAHVVYPALDNAQTAGFSCHWLTLLRQQLGFTGVVFSDDLTMEGAARYGSYRHRAELAMAAGCNALVVCNRQSGELEVLQHVEQALAQGRPRLDLSGWQYQPPPMAAEAAAVTEINKSLERIRSGLAALTAS
- a CDS encoding L,D-transpeptidase family protein, with the protein product MPQQLPPSQPVYDETRIDISIADQQLRLTTAQVCIIYPVSTALNGAGEQQNSGCTPRGWHRVAARIGAGLPANSVFIGRRFTGEVYSAALAKDFPARDWILSRILWLQGLEIGRNRMGQVDSMRRYIYIHGTPDSEPMGVPGSHGCIRMRNHDLLALFDLISTDTLVWIQAHSFARIPCRNLS